The nucleotide window TAGCTAAGGACCGTGTCATTGGTAATTTCTTGGGGACCGAAGAAAAGCAGCGTTTTAAAGGCTAGATTGGCTACGAATTTTCCCGGATGTTTTAAGATAAAAGAAAAGGCCTTTTCATAGAAGTAGTGGTTGGCCTCTGAAAATGTGAAGTGCTCTTTTCCTAAAAAGGAGCCGAGTCCACGGACAATGCTCGGATAATCGAAACAAGACCAATGTTCGATACCGGCAAGTTCCATGAGCTCAGGAATATGAGGCTCGACCATGGAGGCGCCGGGATGGTTGCCAACATAGAGGTTGATACCACCGTAGGAACTGATAAACACGGTATCATGGGCAACCATATAATTGCGGATAAAAGGAGGGGCAAGCACGCAGCCGCACGCGCAGACCGTGATTCCGAGCGCAAGCAGGGCGCGACGCAAAGACGTCGAATGTGCCCATGACCGCCAAGCCATCCAAAGCAACAGGAAGGGGAACATCAAGAGACCGTTGGGACGCAGCAGCGCAAAGATTCCCATCAACACGCCCACCAATAGGGCAAGTAAGAGAGAGGTTTTTTGCTGCCAGCGCAGCAGGGTGAGTATCAGCAGCTGCAGTAAAAAGATGGCAATTACCGGATAGGTCAGTAATCCCTCGAAGTATGGAAAAACCCAATAGACTGCCATCAAAAGACCGGCGATAAAGCCTGTTCGTCGGTCGAAGATTTTTTTGCCTATAAAGTAGAGGAGAAGGGCGTTCAACGCGCCAATACCCATTTGAATGATGCGGGGCATATAATCATTGACGCCGAAAATCCAATAGACCGCTGCGAGAAACCACGGATAACCGGGCGGTCTGCCGTGGGGAGTGCTTCGTATTTCCGGGTCGGCCATGCCGGCGGGAACCGTCCAATCGCCGGTGGCGAGGCTGCGTGCCCAATAGGCGTTATATTCAGGGTCGTAAATGGGATGGGAGAATTCCGGCGTCTGCTGCAATTCGTTGAAATAAAGGACGCGCAGTAAAACTGCAATAAGCAGGATACATGCCGGCATGAAGATGGCTGACCATCGCCCAAACGAATGCTTCACCGAATCAATACTCCCTGGATTGGCGTGTTCATTATTTCTTGGATTTCGACGCAGGTTTTTTAGGAGCCCTTGCAACATATTGGGTTCTAACGACGCTTGCCAAACCGCCGCGAGGGTTGCAGGCTATTTCAACCGTCATGCGCCGCGGCTTGCAGCATTCCACAAGATCTTCGAGCATGCGGTTGACCAGATGTTCATACCAGATGCCCACGTTACGGTAGGAAAGCAGATAATATTTTAAGGAGCGCAGTTCTAAGCACCATTCACCGGGTACGTAGCTGATCGTAATAGTGGCGAAATCGGGTAAACCAGAAAAGGGGCAGACTGAAGTGAACTCGTCTGTTTCCGTAATGATTTCGAGTTCTTGACCGCTAGGCGTATGGCTGTATTCGTAGGGGAAACATTCTAAACAGTGACGGTCAATCTTTTCCGGACCATCAAAGGGCAGTACTTTATCCTCTGCAGTGAACTGGGTGTGGGCATCGTTTTTTTTCTTCATGACATATGTTTCCTTCTTCTTGATGCACGGGGCTTCTTTTCCAATCACCGTTTATAGTAGCACAACGGCTGTGGGGCGAAGAGAAAAAAAAGACGCCGCAAACTGATGGGAAAGCGGCGTCTTTACAAGAGTCTTATGGTGCCGGAGAAAGGACTTGAACCTTCACGCCCTTGCGAGCACATGGACCTGAACCATGCGTGTCTGCCAATTCCACCACTCCGGCGAATGACAAACAGTACTTTACCTGAAATACGGAGTAAAAGTCAATTTCGGTTTGAAGCTGCCGAGGTGACCTGAGTGCCGCGTCCTTGATACTGGGCTTGTGTGTCACCCACGCCATGGTGCAGAATTCTTCGCTCTACTTCGAGTAATTATCTTTCAATATTGAAGCTGGTGGCTTTTCCTATTAATTATTTGAGCCCTTGAATATTTTTTTTATACTGTCGTCTAAATGAACGGAAAAGATGGATATGCATTTAAATGAATTGATGTGGTAGAATGTTGCAATTCCGGTATCGAATCCGATAGCGGAGCATCCACTGAAACTATCAACAGAAAAACTATCTCTAAACTGTAAGGAGCGAATCATGACTCAAAAGAACGTGTATTGGATGGCTGTTATTGCTGCACTGATGCTGTGCATGCCCTTAGTTTCTCAGGCACAGGACGCCGATCTTGAAGAAATCAATATTGAACTGCCGGAGCCTTTCTTCGGCGGTACGCCCATTGATTATTGGAGCCCCAATCTTGAACCCCTCGATTATAAAGATCGCCCGCCCTTCATGGCACCCAAAGGCGCTAGCAACGTAGCCAAAGGTAAAGCCGTTACGAGCAGCGTTCCTCCCGTTCATGGCGAACTCAAACAGCTCACCGACGGCGATAAGCACTATGCCCGAACCAGCTTGATCGAATTGCCCGACGGCGCACAGTGGGTGCAGGTTGACCTGGAAAAAGAATGCTCCATCTACGCAATCCTCTTATGGCACTTCCATGAAGGTAACCGCGTCTATTTCGATATCGTCGTTCAAGCTTCCAACGATAAAGAATTTAATGAAAACGTGACGACGGTCTATAACAATGACCACGATAATTCCGCCGGCCTCGGTGTAGGAAAAGATAAAGAATATCAAGAGAGCTACAAAGGCCGTCTCATCGAAGTCGAGGACTTGAAGGCCCGTTATCTGCGCTTCTACAGTAAAGGCAACACGGCTGATGATTTTAATCATTACGTGGAAGTTGAAGTTTACGGCAAATAAGCGAAAGGCTCCTGAAATGGCTTGCCTTCATTGCCTATAGGCTTAGCGGTCGTCTCGACCCTGACCAACAATCCGTCTCATATATGATCCCGTCACAGCACCCATGAATGTTGTGGCGGGATTGTTGACATTATAGGGGACATATGCGTATTATGAGCAGGTATATTGTTTGTGTTTTCTGAGGATTATTGAGCTAATCTCGGATTTCCATAACACACACATAGTAGTCTTTTTTACAAGGAATAGGAGTTTCATCGTCGTTACGGAAGGAGCATAAGGGCAATGACTGCAAAGTACCGTCGCTTTTCAAAAGTGAAATGCTGCATCTGGCGCCTTACGTTGCTGGGAATTCTGTTGGCAGGTGGTTCTGCATATGCTGAGGATCTATTGACGGCGGAACCTTCCACGCTTGTTTTCAACACGATTGGTGAAAAACAATGGGTTCAATTATCCTTGAACGGACAGCTCTTAGCGCCATCGGCAATTAAAGGCTGGAGTTTTTTAACGGGCGGGCGCAGCTACACCCATATGATTCTCGTGACCCCCACGGAAAAAGGGCTTCTTATCGGACCGAGTCTCACCGCTGAAGTAGGATCCTACGAATTGCTCATCAACACGCGTCATGGCACGGTGAAATTATCGGTAAGCACTCCCTTCAAAGGTCAAGAATCCATTTTAGAAAAAACCATGCATGAGCTTGGCATCAGCGAGGAAGAGGCGCGTGCACA belongs to Candidatus Hydrogenedentota bacterium and includes:
- the queF gene encoding NADPH-dependent 7-cyano-7-deazaguanine reductase QueF; protein product: MKKKNDAHTQFTAEDKVLPFDGPEKIDRHCLECFPYEYSHTPSGQELEIITETDEFTSVCPFSGLPDFATITISYVPGEWCLELRSLKYYLLSYRNVGIWYEHLVNRMLEDLVECCKPRRMTVEIACNPRGGLASVVRTQYVARAPKKPASKSKK
- a CDS encoding discoidin domain-containing protein; this encodes MAVIAALMLCMPLVSQAQDADLEEINIELPEPFFGGTPIDYWSPNLEPLDYKDRPPFMAPKGASNVAKGKAVTSSVPPVHGELKQLTDGDKHYARTSLIELPDGAQWVQVDLEKECSIYAILLWHFHEGNRVYFDIVVQASNDKEFNENVTTVYNNDHDNSAGLGVGKDKEYQESYKGRLIEVEDLKARYLRFYSKGNTADDFNHYVEVEVYGK